A window of the Desulforapulum autotrophicum HRM2 genome harbors these coding sequences:
- a CDS encoding coiled-coil domain-containing protein — MGKESNEKKYSGKSPPTRSLNLIEKMITQESKDVISSKPLRVKALPEKGKSRSTLAGEPKHDAESQLDQHMHNQLHEMMQQREFQKVIDSPPQAARYLLNAAMASDAFAGKYPETGLLPVRLFNLDEIPPLRVWHGSKCEFFISVGKNLDVELSVSAEPLPKGNLTIERSSDTSWLFCYSPDLNDKFPFTVTITDNSSQPPLFHAFELTPLVNLSLEQTVFGLESHVVPEIIDFGKPEIIQEKVEHTHFQDPGFVFNYKRPTIEAAVTLRKVQIIGKTIVFDSDDDPYGLYATFNGAQDIERFEIYAETMAVRSPLRLYQTNIFIHAKELRFEGDVAQIKTTPWERTEKPGTSQPGEDGLTAGDITLNLGSLRSDPAPANVKRFDLSGGPGQAGGVGKNGTNGPSIDQYWKDFQWKDSGISFKKTAPGDWWIIYQIAYCQSFLGIPIKAFSNGTENGWPGDGKPAVPSGKPGEGGNGGVLTSTVDLFNDFFIAGGKAGAAPNPPGGYYRGGVAGRPIKSIKYKAYYMFAARFIEIGKHESKSGKNEDVKYPEKPYGATGAYRTEGNRYAWLNPILMTKLLNYAKDDYLGNRIKRAGSRLENYCKFLDGYRSDPSWKLLQQTDPFELEQIHDEMQILLHRIRNNLDYFGNPAGWVPLLSFEVNRTIFSNEIDRASSILYYIYCIKNKASSAEKTFHALESARSQLEKDIEAAISQYDETISKISALTTQAENLQKKTVEVQFKLQAKEEELKNKSAPPAWLTMTRLSLKISGTIISMIPVYQPAMGMVGSGMTLLSDLDPDKPWETIIGAADITTTFLNSSYDNAAGDLKDKMTDKKKLQTADPRGSLSKKINYLNSARKSASALSAGLKDIQGFMEKQSVPDSKMIAELEKLKSQSKEYQGLVQEIKNIIEQKRNFAEKLATAMQDASSLSNFVNRSILAVDAMYLDMEKVQRGLDKRTISYLEDMERRTYDRLLKYHYYMAKAYEYRLLEPYTQPLDFKQLIKRLEQLAGVDSWDKLSAQTFMQTYSVVYKEKLAEIASQIFQGYNERAREGSFRFEYLLLDDDLKRLNRGQTITVDFARYLPNEENLRIIDLRILMYSEKDRKGDIKTTPVKGKYPPNAYIDLTFSHPGISWIKSAGNVYQFLHQHIDGGNPLVWRARYHPGTDLVDHSTPSAASESLLRSLLEGDALSDMMLYSRPSVWSDLQISKSGYPNNGGDVDITHLRLELSYDYFKSSDSIVYKEIIVTAIQSDNSGLTTASEADFEPYFIVEKPDRNLRQDARGSFLRCYSSDWNGQVTITAQPKYGDWVFNKWTDVTGHDLTQAKDNTIVLDLKNSEVVCAQYLTPGAGGRKPARTIYALPNAQIMLSAKK; from the coding sequence ATGGGTAAGGAATCAAATGAAAAAAAGTATAGTGGAAAATCCCCACCAACGAGAAGTTTAAATCTTATAGAAAAGATGATCACTCAGGAAAGCAAGGATGTGATCAGCTCTAAACCACTTCGGGTAAAGGCCCTACCAGAAAAAGGCAAATCCCGGAGCACTCTTGCTGGGGAGCCGAAACACGATGCTGAAAGCCAGTTAGATCAGCATATGCACAATCAGCTGCATGAAATGATGCAACAGAGGGAATTTCAGAAAGTTATTGATTCCCCGCCCCAGGCGGCCCGTTATCTGTTAAATGCTGCCATGGCATCCGATGCTTTTGCTGGTAAGTATCCGGAAACGGGACTATTGCCGGTACGGTTATTCAACCTTGATGAAATTCCTCCTTTACGCGTGTGGCACGGCAGCAAATGTGAATTTTTTATCAGCGTGGGGAAGAATCTGGATGTCGAACTATCTGTCAGTGCTGAACCTTTACCCAAAGGAAACCTGACGATTGAACGGTCATCTGATACAAGTTGGTTGTTCTGTTATAGCCCAGACCTGAACGATAAATTTCCATTTACAGTGACAATTACAGACAATTCGAGCCAGCCTCCGCTTTTTCATGCATTTGAGCTAACGCCGCTTGTCAATCTATCTCTCGAACAAACGGTTTTTGGCCTGGAGAGCCATGTTGTGCCTGAAATAATAGATTTTGGGAAACCAGAAATCATTCAAGAGAAAGTCGAACATACCCATTTTCAGGATCCTGGATTTGTTTTTAACTACAAGAGGCCGACCATAGAAGCCGCTGTAACGCTCCGTAAGGTTCAAATTATTGGGAAAACGATCGTTTTTGATAGTGATGACGATCCATACGGTCTCTATGCAACGTTTAACGGTGCTCAGGATATTGAGCGCTTTGAAATTTATGCTGAAACGATGGCTGTTCGAAGTCCCCTGCGGCTGTATCAGACAAATATTTTTATCCATGCAAAAGAGCTGCGGTTTGAAGGAGATGTGGCACAGATCAAAACCACTCCATGGGAGAGAACGGAAAAACCCGGTACGAGCCAACCTGGGGAGGATGGCCTCACCGCTGGGGATATCACGCTGAATCTTGGTTCTCTTCGGTCCGATCCAGCGCCGGCGAATGTCAAACGCTTTGACTTGAGTGGAGGTCCGGGTCAGGCGGGTGGGGTGGGTAAAAATGGAACCAACGGTCCCAGCATTGACCAGTATTGGAAAGATTTTCAATGGAAGGATTCAGGTATCAGTTTCAAGAAGACCGCGCCCGGTGATTGGTGGATTATATACCAGATTGCCTATTGCCAGTCATTCCTGGGTATTCCAATTAAAGCCTTCAGCAACGGTACTGAAAATGGATGGCCGGGCGACGGCAAGCCTGCGGTACCTTCTGGAAAGCCTGGTGAAGGCGGCAACGGTGGTGTGCTGACGTCCACTGTTGATTTGTTCAACGATTTTTTTATTGCCGGCGGTAAAGCCGGTGCGGCGCCTAACCCCCCTGGGGGTTATTACCGAGGCGGAGTTGCAGGTAGACCCATAAAATCCATTAAATACAAAGCATATTACATGTTTGCCGCCCGATTTATTGAGATAGGGAAACATGAAAGCAAATCTGGAAAAAATGAAGATGTCAAATATCCAGAGAAACCCTATGGCGCAACTGGTGCATATCGAACCGAAGGAAACCGATATGCCTGGCTGAATCCAATTTTGATGACCAAACTTCTCAACTACGCCAAAGACGATTACCTGGGTAACCGGATCAAACGAGCCGGATCCCGACTGGAAAATTATTGCAAATTTTTGGATGGATATCGGTCAGACCCATCTTGGAAATTGTTGCAGCAAACAGACCCGTTTGAACTGGAACAGATTCACGATGAAATGCAGATTTTACTGCATAGGATCAGGAACAACCTTGATTACTTCGGCAACCCAGCAGGATGGGTACCGCTTCTCAGCTTTGAGGTCAATAGAACCATATTTTCAAATGAAATTGACCGTGCATCAAGCATACTTTATTACATCTACTGTATCAAAAACAAGGCGTCTTCAGCAGAAAAGACATTTCATGCATTGGAATCGGCCCGTTCTCAACTTGAAAAAGATATTGAGGCTGCCATATCTCAATACGATGAGACGATATCTAAGATCTCAGCTCTAACAACCCAGGCGGAAAACCTGCAGAAAAAAACGGTGGAAGTCCAGTTCAAGTTGCAGGCAAAAGAGGAAGAACTCAAGAATAAATCTGCCCCGCCGGCCTGGCTCACCATGACACGGCTGAGTCTGAAAATAAGCGGCACCATTATCTCAATGATTCCAGTCTATCAGCCGGCGATGGGTATGGTTGGAAGTGGCATGACATTGTTAAGTGACCTTGATCCTGATAAACCCTGGGAAACCATTATTGGGGCAGCCGATATCACGACAACCTTTTTGAATTCCAGCTATGACAATGCTGCCGGCGATCTTAAAGACAAGATGACGGATAAGAAAAAACTTCAAACAGCCGATCCACGAGGTTCCCTGTCCAAAAAGATCAATTATTTGAATTCGGCACGCAAATCGGCTTCTGCTCTTTCAGCCGGTTTAAAAGATATACAGGGTTTCATGGAGAAACAAAGTGTACCCGATTCCAAAATGATCGCCGAACTCGAAAAACTTAAAAGCCAGTCCAAAGAATACCAGGGATTGGTGCAGGAAATTAAAAATATCATTGAGCAGAAAAGAAATTTTGCCGAAAAACTGGCCACTGCCATGCAGGACGCATCATCGCTTTCAAATTTCGTGAACCGCAGCATTTTAGCTGTTGATGCCATGTATCTCGATATGGAAAAAGTGCAAAGAGGTTTGGACAAACGGACGATAAGTTACCTGGAGGACATGGAGAGGCGCACTTACGATCGATTGTTAAAATACCATTATTACATGGCCAAAGCGTACGAGTATAGGCTCCTTGAACCCTACACCCAGCCCCTGGATTTTAAGCAATTGATCAAGAGGCTCGAACAACTGGCCGGTGTCGACTCCTGGGACAAACTGTCTGCACAGACATTTATGCAGACCTATTCTGTCGTCTATAAAGAAAAACTGGCCGAAATTGCGAGCCAGATTTTTCAAGGGTATAACGAACGGGCCCGTGAAGGTTCGTTTCGGTTCGAATACCTTCTTTTAGATGATGATTTAAAACGACTGAATCGCGGTCAAACGATCACGGTGGATTTTGCTCGCTACCTCCCGAACGAAGAAAATCTTCGAATCATTGACCTCCGGATTCTGATGTACAGTGAGAAAGATAGAAAGGGAGATATTAAAACAACCCCGGTAAAAGGCAAATATCCACCAAATGCATACATTGATCTGACTTTCAGTCATCCTGGTATCTCTTGGATCAAATCAGCTGGAAACGTGTATCAGTTTCTACACCAACACATAGACGGCGGCAATCCCCTGGTTTGGCGCGCAAGATATCACCCTGGTACGGACCTTGTAGACCACAGTACACCCAGCGCTGCCAGTGAATCTCTACTGCGATCTCTGCTGGAAGGAGATGCGTTGTCAGACATGATGCTCTACAGTCGCCCTTCTGTGTGGTCGGATTTGCAGATCTCCAAGTCCGGGTATCCCAACAATGGCGGAGATGTTGATATCACCCATCTTAGGCTCGAGTTGAGTTACGACTATTTCAAAAGCTCTGATTCCATCGTTTATAAGGAAATTATTGTAACTGCAATTCAATCGGACAACTCAGGTTTGACAACAGCCTCTGAAGCGGATTTTGAACCCTACTTCATTGTAGAGAAACCGGACAGAAACCTGAGACAGGACGCAAGAGGCTCATTTTTAAGGTGTTATTCGTCGGATTGGAATGGTCAGGTTACAATAACTGCCCAGCCAAAATATGGAGACTGGGTATTCAACAAATGGACCGATGTCACTGGTCACGATTTAACCCAGGCCAAGGATAACACCATTGTACTTGATCTGAAAAACAGCGAGGTTGTCTGCGCCCAGTATCTTACCCCTGGGGCCGGAGGTCGAAAGCCTGCCCGGACGATTTACGCGCTTCCCAATGCCCAGATCATGCTGAGCGCTAAAAAATAA
- a CDS encoding pyridoxamine 5'-phosphate oxidase family protein: protein MIFGKKEKISTLDDVLSSSWKSLHKGVRNFRHPFYRPALATMDGNKPDVRTVILRGFSDKDRTLICHCDARSPKVSQIQGNPDVSWLFYHPDKWLQLRLSGTARVHTNDKIAESQWKKVSLTSRINYCSRTSPGSPMGKASLAPSSFLRDKAPKLLDHPEARKNFAVIVCRFDQMDWLLLKLTGHIRAKFHWEDDRIDASWVIP, encoded by the coding sequence ATGATATTTGGAAAAAAGGAAAAGATCTCAACACTGGACGATGTTCTCAGTTCGAGCTGGAAAAGCCTCCATAAAGGCGTTCGAAATTTCAGGCATCCGTTTTATCGACCAGCCCTTGCCACCATGGATGGCAACAAGCCCGACGTACGGACTGTTATCCTGAGGGGATTTTCGGATAAAGATCGGACATTGATATGTCATTGTGATGCCCGATCTCCCAAGGTTTCACAGATCCAGGGTAATCCTGATGTGAGTTGGTTGTTTTATCATCCTGACAAGTGGTTACAGCTGCGTCTTTCAGGAACTGCTAGGGTTCATACCAACGATAAAATAGCTGAATCCCAGTGGAAAAAGGTGTCTCTGACCAGCCGAATCAATTACTGCTCCAGAACCTCGCCTGGTTCACCCATGGGAAAAGCGTCTTTGGCTCCGTCGAGTTTTCTCCGTGACAAAGCACCCAAACTGCTTGACCATCCCGAGGCACGTAAAAATTTCGCCGTCATTGTCTGCCGATTCGATCAAATGGACTGGCTGCTGTTGAAATTGACGGGTCACATTCGGGCGAAATTTCATTGGGAGGATGATCGGATAGACGCATCCTGGGTAATCCCCTGA
- a CDS encoding type II toxin-antitoxin system PemK/MazF family toxin, whose amino-acid sequence MTVLKRGMVIDVNLDPTKSSETGKVRPCVVVTNDIYNERIPVIQVVPITEWSAKKARIKTNVEIYPSPDNGLSKKSVADCLQTRPIDHRPRLVKIRGRLSIDKVQEMNQSLRVVFELNA is encoded by the coding sequence ATGACAGTGCTGAAAAGAGGTATGGTTATTGACGTCAATCTTGATCCGACAAAAAGTTCAGAAACTGGAAAAGTTAGACCATGTGTAGTTGTAACTAACGATATTTATAATGAAAGAATTCCTGTTATCCAAGTTGTTCCAATTACTGAATGGAGTGCAAAAAAAGCTCGAATAAAAACCAATGTTGAAATTTATCCTTCACCCGATAATGGTCTATCTAAAAAATCGGTAGCAGACTGTTTGCAGACACGTCCAATAGATCATCGTCCTAGGTTGGTCAAAATTCGAGGGAGATTGTCAATTGACAAAGTACAGGAAATGAACCAGTCTTTAAGGGTTGTATTTGAACTTAATGCATAG
- a CDS encoding HigA family addiction module antitoxin, with protein sequence MTPGDVLIEEFLRPMGISQNQLAKDINVPANRISQIIHGKREISADTALRLGKYFGIEPEFWLNLQLRYNMKITISKVGEKIEKEVKVHFSNTHGQKFSPA encoded by the coding sequence ATAACACCAGGCGATGTACTTATTGAAGAGTTTCTAAGGCCAATGGGCATTAGTCAGAACCAATTGGCAAAAGATATCAATGTCCCGGCAAACAGAATAAGTCAAATCATTCATGGGAAAAGGGAAATTTCTGCGGACACAGCACTGAGGTTAGGTAAATATTTTGGAATTGAACCAGAATTTTGGTTAAACTTACAGCTCCGTTATAACATGAAAATAACTATAAGTAAGGTGGGGGAAAAAATTGAAAAGGAGGTAAAAGTCCATTTTTCAAATACACACGGTCAAAAATTTTCTCCTGCATAG